The region AGATTCTTTAACCTATAGTTTATAAGATTTTTGACCCCTTCTGGTCCTGGCAAATTCTCTGCATACTTTGGATTTTCAAGTTCAGTTTGTGATGCTTGTTTTAGAAGTCTACACCTCCTCAACGAAAAAAGGATTACCACCTGTTTTTTTATAAATTGTGTCTAGGACCTTTTTATGAATCTTCCATGTAGCCAGAAGTTCGCATACAATTTTAGCTGTCTGGGAAGAAGTGAGTTTCTCGAGAGTAATTGTTCTAATGTTCCTCTCAATATTCAGATTTCGCAGAAACTGAGTAAAATTGTTCTCAACTGTAGTATATTCACTTCCATAGGCACATACCACAACCATTCTTAACTTTGCCAGATTTCTGGAGAGATAATGAAGAAAGTTGAGAGTACCTGTATCCGCCCACTGTATATCATCTACCATGAAAACACAAGTTTGGCCTGCTGCAATTTCCTCAAATCTTCGTAAAAACCTCTCCAGAACCATTGTCTTAGCCCTAGCTAAGGATTCTGCCGCTTTTTCTTCGCTATGGGAAAAACTAAGGCCGATTGGGAGTGGTTCCAGAGAAGTTTGGGTAGATTTCTGAAGCGCATGTTCTACTGGAGAATATGGAGCATCGCCAAGATTACATCTAGCTTGCAATACAAGTGCACCATGCTGGATGGAAAGGGTTGCAAATTCTTGGAGCAAGTGGGTCTTACCAATGCCTGTTTCTCCAGTAATTAGAAAAAACTTCCCTCTACCAAAACCTGCATCATTTAATGCTGTGGTTAATGTTTCCATTTCTTTTTCTCGTCCTACAAACACTGCCATCAGCCATGCAAACAGAATGGATTAGAAAAAGTTTTTTCCTGCGAAATTAGCATCGGAAAATAAGCTCTTTAATATATCCCAGCAATCATTGCGCCCTTCAACACCGAGTTCTTCTTTATTATCACATTCTCACCGATTATTGAATCCTCCACAACGGCGTTTTCTTCAACCACGCATTTATCTGAAAGAATTGAGTTTTTAATCTTGCTGCCTTTGCCTATGCGTACACCATGTAAAATCAAAGCCCCTTCGAGGGTGCAGTTCTCCTCAACATTGACACCATCATAAACACAGGCATTCTCCACTCTGCATCCACTCATAATCTTAGTACCAGTATCAATATAAACTGGATTTTGCAGGTACACATTCTCCCCGAGGAACGCATTCTCAGAAATAAATTGGCCCCCAAACTTCTTTTCTGTCATAATTAAATTAGCTTTAAGCAAGTCCAATGGTCTTCCAACATCTAGCCAGGTTCCCGAAATAACCTTCCCATACATCCTGTAACCCTTTTCTAACAGTATTGGAAACAAATTTTTTGAAAAATCAAATGGTTTGTCGTCTGGCACATATTTGAGCACGTCCTTTTTCAGCACATAAATCCCAGCATTTATTAGATTGGAAAATACCTGCTCTGGCTTTGGCTTCTCGAGAAAGCGAATAATTCTGCCTTCTTCGTTGAGTCCCACGATTCCAAATTCAGAGGGATTCTCTACTCTTGTCAATGCCATCGTTACATCTGCTTTTTTCTCAGCATGGTAGGCATAGATCTCTGATAAATTTACATCAGCTAGTACATCCCCACTAGCCACGATTACATTCTCTTCAAGATAGGGTAGTACTTTTTTCACAGCTCCAGCAGTACCTGCGGGTACATCTTCAAAAGAATAGAGAATGCTTGCATTGTGCTTTGCTCCGGAGCCAATTGTTTTTATAAGTTTATCGGAGAGATAGCCAGTAGTAATTATAATTTCTTTAAAACCAGCACTCACTAGGGAATTAAGCACATAATCTACGCACCATTTTCCAGCCACTGGCATCAACGGCTTCGGGCGTTTTTCTGTCAAAGGTCTTAATCTTGTTCCCTCACCACCTGCTAGTATCACTGCCTTC is a window of Thermoplasmata archaeon DNA encoding:
- a CDS encoding ATP-binding protein; this encodes MAVFVGREKEMETLTTALNDAGFGRGKFFLITGETGIGKTHLLQEFATLSIQHGALVLQARCNLGDAPYSPVEHALQKSTQTSLEPLPIGLSFSHSEEKAAESLARAKTMVLERFLRRFEEIAAGQTCVFMVDDIQWADTGTLNFLHYLSRNLAKLRMVVVCAYGSEYTTVENNFTQFLRNLNIERNIRTITLEKLTSSQTAKIVCELLATWKIHKKVLDTIYKKTGGNPFFVEEV
- a CDS encoding NDP-sugar synthase, with translation MKAVILAGGEGTRLRPLTEKRPKPLMPVAGKWCVDYVLNSLVSAGFKEIIITTGYLSDKLIKTIGSGAKHNASILYSFEDVPAGTAGAVKKVLPYLEENVIVASGDVLADVNLSEIYAYHAEKKADVTMALTRVENPSEFGIVGLNEEGRIIRFLEKPKPEQVFSNLINAGIYVLKKDVLKYVPDDKPFDFSKNLFPILLEKGYRMYGKVISGTWLDVGRPLDLLKANLIMTEKKFGGQFISENAFLGENVYLQNPVYIDTGTKIMSGCRVENACVYDGVNVEENCTLEGALILHGVRIGKGSKIKNSILSDKCVVEENAVVEDSIIGENVIIKKNSVLKGAMIAGIY